The Pyxidicoccus sp. MSG2 DNA segment GAACGCTATAAGCGGAACCCTTCACCCTCGGGCTAAAGGATGGCGATGGTCCGCCTCAAGTTCCTCGTCTTCGCATTCCTGGTCATCGGACTGGGCGTTGCTCACCTGCCGATGCTGTCGGGACCGCTGCGCGAGCGCGCCGTGGCGGGAGCCTCGTCTCAGGCCGCCAGTGGCGCCGCCGAGGTGGCGCGTCGCGTGGACGCCCGCCGCGCCGAAGTGCAGTCGCTGGCCCTGAAGCTGGCCGCCACGCCGGACGTGCTCTCCGCGGTGGCCGCGCTGCAGCCGGCTTCTCGCGCGCCCGCGCCGCGCACCCCCCGCGACCGCGGTGGCGATGACGACAGTCCGGCCGGTCCGCAGCCCCTGACGGCCGAGCGCTTCGCCGCGGTGCGCACCGCCGCCCAGGCCGTGCTGCCCAAGGAGCTGAAGAACGCGGTGGTGGCGGTGGTGGCGCAGGACGCGCAGTTCCACGCCGTCGCGGCCGGCGAGCCGTCCTCGGACACCGCGAAGCTGGACGTGGCGGCGGTGGCGAAGGCCGGCACGACGGTGCTGGAGGCCTTCGGCGCCCCGCACGTGTTCGCGTCCGTGCCGCTCATGTGGAATGGAGACTCGCGCACCGGGCCGCTGGCCACGCTGGTGGTGGGCGCGCCGCTGGTGGACGAGGGCACGCTGCAGGCCGCCGTGGACGCGTCCGGCGTCGCGGCGCTCGCGCTGGTGAAGGGTGACGCGGTGGTGGGCGCCGCTGGCGCGGAGAAGGCGCTGGCGGAGGGTTCGCTGGCGCAGGTCGCGGCCGGAGCGAGCGGTGTGGTGCTGCGCAGCGGTCAGCTCCAGGACTTCGGGCCGGTGAAGCTGCCCGCCTTCACGAATGGCGACTTCATGGGCGGCCAGGCGCCGCTGATGGTGGGCTCTCGCCGCGCGCTCGAGGGCACCCCGGTGGAGGTGCTCGCGGTGGCCGACACCCGCGCGGTGATGGGCGCGCTGGCGGGCTACCAGCAGAGCGCGCTGATGGGCCTGGCGGGGCTGCTGGTCCTCTCGCTGGTGTGGACGGTGCTGATGGGCTCGGGCCGCTCGGGTGACGACGTCCAGGGCAACTCCGACACGCTGAGCCTGTCGGCCGCCATGGCCGCCGCCGCGCCGCCGATGCAGGCCGCGCCGCAGCCGATGCAGGCCGCGCCGCAGCAGATGCAGGCCGCGGATGCGTTCGCCATGCCTCCTCCGGCGCCGACGCCGGCGCCCCTGGCGGACCCGTTCTCCATGCCCGCGCCCGCGCCGGCTCCCTCGGCGGACCCGTTCGCCATGGCGCCTCCGGTCCCCGCGCCCATGGGGGACCCGTTCTCCATGTCCCCTCCGCACCAGGCGCCCATGGGGGACCCGTTCTCGCTGCCGCCTCCGGCCGCCGCTCCGGTGTCCCCCGCGGCGGACCGGTTCTCCGCTGCGGACCCGTTCGGCGCGCCCGACGCATTCCCGTTCCCCGCGCCGCCTCCCGCTTCGGCGGCCACGCCGTTCGCCGCGGCGTCGTCCATGCCCTTCGAGCCGGACCCCGCGGCCTTCCCGCCCGTGGAGCCCCTGACCCCGGCGTCCCCGCGCCGTGGCGCGTTCGCCTTCGAGGACCAGCCCACGGCGGCGTACTCGCTGCAGCAGGCGGCGGACCCGTTCGCCCTGGCGTCCGCGCAGACGCCGGACAACCCGGAGACGACGCGCGTGGCGGCGATTCCGCGCGAGCTGCTCCAGGCCAGCGTCCGTCCGCCGACGTCGGAAGCCATCCCCATGCCCGCGCCGCGCTCGTCGGTGGCGCCGCCCCCGGCCGCGATTCCGCTGCCCGGCATGGGCAACTCCGCGGTGGCGCTCTCCGAGGAGCAGCACTTCCAGGAGGTCTTCCGCGAGTTCCTCACCACCCGCGAGCGGTGCGGTGAGCCGGCCGACGGACTGACCTACGACAAGTTCGTGCAGAAGCTCCGCAAGAACAAGGAGCAGCTCGTCCAGAAGTACGCATGCAAGACGGTGCGCTTCCAGGTCTACGTGAAGGAGGGCAAGGCCGCCCTCAAGGCCACGCCCGTCAAGGACTGACGCGCCGCCACGCTCGTGGCAGACGAAGGCCCGTGAGCTCTCTCGAGTTCACGGGCCTTTCTGTTCCTGGAGTGCCGCGCGGGGCGGTTCCCTACGTCATGCCAGGCCCCCGTCGGAACGCACCTGCTCCGCGCGGGCCTGGAGGATGGGGCGCACCACGCCGCGGAAGTGCTCCCAGGCGCTCGGGCTGGAGGGCGCTTCCACCATCGCGAGGATGCCCGAGAGGGGCACGTCCTGCGGGAGCCACGTCGCGCGCGACACGATGATGACGGGCACCTTCGGAAACGCCGGGTTGAGCAGCAGCTCGCCGTAGATGCCCCAGCCGCTGATGTCCGGCAGGTCCAGGTCCAGCATGAGCAGATGCGGTGGCGGGCCTGACTTCAGGGTTCCGAGCGCGTGCAGCGCGTGATTCACGATCTGCACGTCCCAGCCCTCGGCCTCGAGGAACGCGCCCAGGTTTCGGGCGAAGAAGACGTTGTCGTCCACGATGAGGGCGCGAGGGCGCGGCGACTGCATGGCGGGGCAGTGTAGCCAGATTGCGCCTGCCATCGGAATCACGATGGCAGCACCCCGTGCGCGCGTCGGTGTCGCCATCACCCCGAGTGCAGGCGGCGCGTCTGCGTCTGGGGTGGAACCTACCCGCCCCGGCTACTCGGCCCGCAGCCGCGCGGGGCCCAGTCCTTCCGCGCGGGGGAGCACGACGATGAAGCGCGCGCCCTGGCCGGGCTCGCCTGTCACGTCGAGCTTGCCGCCGTGCTCCTGGAGGATGCGAGCGGCGATGGCCAGCCCCAGGCCGGTGCCGCCCTCCTTGGTGGTGAAGTAGGGCTCGAAGATGCGGGCGCGGTGCTCGGGGGGAATGCCGGGGCCGCTGTCCTCCACCTCGACGATGGCGTCCGCCTCGGTGCCCTTCACGCGCACGCGCAGCGCGCCGCCCTTCTCCTTCATCGCCTCCTCGGCGTTCTTCACCAGGTTGACCAGCACCTGCGTGAGCTGGTCCCTGTCCACCTTCGCCACCACGCCCGTCTGGAGCGACGGGAGGATCTGGATGCCCTCGGGCGGAGCGGCGTACAGCGAGAGCACGCTCTGCACCAATTCGCCCAGGTCCACCGGCGCGAGCTGCGGCTTGGGCATGCGCGCGAAGCGGCTGAACTCGTCCACGATTCGCCGCAGCCGGTCCACCTCCTCCAGCACCACGCCCGCGCTCTCCTTGAACATGTCCGGGAAGCGCGGGTGCCGGGCCTCCTGCGCGGCGAGCAGCGTCTCCAGCGACATGCGGATGGGCGTCAGCGGGTTCTTGATTTCGTGAGCCAGCCGCCGAGCCACCTCCTGCCACGCGGCGACGCGCTCGCTGGCCACCAGTCGCTCGGTGGTGGCCTTCAGCTCGCCCGTCATCCGGTTGAACGTCCGCACCAGCTCACCCACCTCGCCGCTGGCCTCCACGGCCACCTGCGCGTCCAGGGCGCCTTCCGCCACGCGCCGCGCGCCCTCGGTGAGGGCCTCCACCGGCCGTGTCATCCACCGTGACACCAACAGGCCCAGCAGCACCGCGAAGGTGCCGCCCAGTCCCGCCAGCAGGAGGAAGGCGCGCATGACGCCCTGCTCGGCCTCGTTCGCGGCGGCACGGCTGAAGACGAAGCGCACCGTGGCCGTCTCTCCCAGGGGCAGCGTGCGCGCCATCGTGGGCGGCTCGGCGTCACCGGCGCGGGCCAGCTCGGTGTCACCGGACATCAGCGTCACCTGGGCCTGGGTGAGCCGCGCCAGGTGCTGCGCCAGGCCCTCGTCCAGCAGCACGCCGCCCACGGCCCACAGGCGCAAATCTCCATAGTCCACCGGGCGCGCGGTGACGAGCGCGGGAAGCTGGCGAAGGCCGGACGGCGTGCGCACCTCCACGCGGACCGGCACGGGCTTCGGTGACTTCTCCTGCGTGACGGCGAAGAGGGCGGGGTCCGGGTCTCCGCGTCGGGCGGGCAGGTGGCCGGAGGACAGCACCGTGCCGCCCCGGTCGAAGAGGGCGAGCACCG contains these protein-coding regions:
- a CDS encoding MXAN_5187 family protein; the encoded protein is MVRLKFLVFAFLVIGLGVAHLPMLSGPLRERAVAGASSQAASGAAEVARRVDARRAEVQSLALKLAATPDVLSAVAALQPASRAPAPRTPRDRGGDDDSPAGPQPLTAERFAAVRTAAQAVLPKELKNAVVAVVAQDAQFHAVAAGEPSSDTAKLDVAAVAKAGTTVLEAFGAPHVFASVPLMWNGDSRTGPLATLVVGAPLVDEGTLQAAVDASGVAALALVKGDAVVGAAGAEKALAEGSLAQVAAGASGVVLRSGQLQDFGPVKLPAFTNGDFMGGQAPLMVGSRRALEGTPVEVLAVADTRAVMGALAGYQQSALMGLAGLLVLSLVWTVLMGSGRSGDDVQGNSDTLSLSAAMAAAAPPMQAAPQPMQAAPQQMQAADAFAMPPPAPTPAPLADPFSMPAPAPAPSADPFAMAPPVPAPMGDPFSMSPPHQAPMGDPFSLPPPAAAPVSPAADRFSAADPFGAPDAFPFPAPPPASAATPFAAASSMPFEPDPAAFPPVEPLTPASPRRGAFAFEDQPTAAYSLQQAADPFALASAQTPDNPETTRVAAIPRELLQASVRPPTSEAIPMPAPRSSVAPPPAAIPLPGMGNSAVALSEEQHFQEVFREFLTTRERCGEPADGLTYDKFVQKLRKNKEQLVQKYACKTVRFQVYVKEGKAALKATPVKD
- a CDS encoding response regulator, whose translation is MQSPRPRALIVDDNVFFARNLGAFLEAEGWDVQIVNHALHALGTLKSGPPPHLLMLDLDLPDISGWGIYGELLLNPAFPKVPVIIVSRATWLPQDVPLSGILAMVEAPSSPSAWEHFRGVVRPILQARAEQVRSDGGLA
- a CDS encoding ATP-binding protein encodes the protein MRLRTRLALAFTLLAVVPLAVVVPPTRTRLRDTLSRELDARMAAAITSAQESLERSGANARRAVEELVDSPAMEDLAREARESPTRAIQAGTAEGLMRSRGLTVLALFDRGGTVLSSGHLPARRGDPDPALFAVTQEKSPKPVPVRVEVRTPSGLRQLPALVTARPVDYGDLRLWAVGGVLLDEGLAQHLARLTQAQVTLMSGDTELARAGDAEPPTMARTLPLGETATVRFVFSRAAANEAEQGVMRAFLLLAGLGGTFAVLLGLLVSRWMTRPVEALTEGARRVAEGALDAQVAVEASGEVGELVRTFNRMTGELKATTERLVASERVAAWQEVARRLAHEIKNPLTPIRMSLETLLAAQEARHPRFPDMFKESAGVVLEEVDRLRRIVDEFSRFARMPKPQLAPVDLGELVQSVLSLYAAPPEGIQILPSLQTGVVAKVDRDQLTQVLVNLVKNAEEAMKEKGGALRVRVKGTEADAIVEVEDSGPGIPPEHRARIFEPYFTTKEGGTGLGLAIAARILQEHGGKLDVTGEPGQGARFIVVLPRAEGLGPARLRAE